In Flavobacteriales bacterium, a single window of DNA contains:
- a CDS encoding transposase, giving the protein MHLVARAKEGFSLSDILRDFKKFTTTQIIKSLYEEPESQREWLLEKFKSAGAANGKNRIYQIWGNDNHPVFLIQPDIISQKINYVHQNLVEEGLVEKIENDPYCSARDYFNDNGLVEVTVIEFSALGRNKF; this is encoded by the coding sequence GTGCATTTGGTTGCAAGAGCAAAAGAAGGATTCAGCCTTTCTGATATTCTTCGAGATTTTAAAAAGTTTACAACCACTCAAATAATCAAATCACTTTATGAAGAACCGGAAAGCCAAAGGGAATGGCTGTTAGAAAAATTTAAAAGTGCTGGTGCAGCAAATGGTAAAAATAGAATTTATCAAATATGGGGGAACGATAATCATCCGGTATTTTTGATACAACCAGATATTATTTCACAAAAAATAAATTATGTTCATCAAAATCTCGTCGAGGAAGGACTTGTTGAGAAAATAGAAAATGATCCCTATTGTAGCGCTCGGGATTATTTTAATGATAATGGATTAGTCGAGGTAACGGTAATTGAATTTAGTGCGTTGGGAAGGAATAAATTTTAA